The DNA window TACAGTTATTTTATCCCAACCTCTTTTTTCTGTAGATTTTCAGTAAAGCAGAACTGATGGTTTTCACACAAGACttgattttttacttttttggggggaatgtTGATCTGCAGGTATCTGTAAAGCCTGTTAAATTCTTTAAGATTATCGAGATAAGTATTTAAATTTGTAAGTTTAACTTTACAAATTTAAAGAACACTTTCAAATTAAAGTTATaatgttatattttgaaaaccagCAATACTTCATTTTGTGCTGATCAAATAAAATGCTTTGCCTTTTTACAGCAGgaagtcaaattaaaatgtacatatttacatataaaaacctgttttcttatttgttttcagctgtTATATTACCCACAATATGGAGGTATCTGCAGACTTTAGAGGCACCGCCTTATTTCCTGGGTTTAGCCCTGTCAGCCTTCAGTCTGAGTGGGCTCTTGTCTGGACCGCTGTTTGGATATTGGTCTGACCGGACACagacaacaaagaaaataattttgctttgtaACCTTTTTGAGATAATTGGTAAGTCTTCAATTCCCCATATTATACTCATTGTTCTTGCCTACAAATATTATTATCTTCAGTTGTCTCCAACCTTTCTGTAAAAAAGGGCTGGAGACAAAAACCAACCAACAAAAACTACTACATACATGATTTACTAACATTTGTCTCTTGCAggtaattttatgtatttcatgGGCTACTCAAAGTGGCTTTTACTGTCAAGTAGACTGCTAGCTGGTAAGTCATCCTTCACAATGATGCCTATTAAAAAATAGCACTGctataaatcagttttataatTTACGATGATGTAACCCAACACTTTATTAACCTTTGAAAATTTATAGCACTGGTTGTAGATGAGATAATGGCCATAATTTGTAAACATTGCCACCGGCCTCATTATGTTATTGGCCTTAGTAGAATGTAAATgggtgtaaaagaaaaagtattttcccacttatgtttttctttaagtcTTTGGCTAAGTGATAAcctaagtaaatacaaaatgcagttttgggGATTTCATTTGTCTGGAGAACAGAACTAATCAAACCTTCAGTTTATCCTGGCCCTTTGTAAAGAAAAAGTCATCAAAGcccttgttaaatcatgaattaactgTGGGGTGATTGTGGACACGATGGTAGGAGGTTGCTGGTTTGAGCCTCCATTTCATCCACATTCATTGTGTCTTTGGGAAAGACACTTTACCCatcttgcctgctggtggtggtcagaggcaGCCACTCTTCTGTTGGATTGCCCCAGGGCAGTTGGTGCTATAATGTGGCTTACCACCATCAGCATGTCTATGAATGGTTGAATTAATCTCTTTGGGGTCCTCTAAACCTGATAAATTGCCATACATGTATACAGGCAATTTAACACGAACTTCCAATTTTTTGTTCAGCAGAAATTTTTCGATGGTTTAagacaggggtgtcaaactccagtcctcaagggctggtgtcctgcaactttgaactgtgcctctgctgcaccacacctgaatagaataattaggtcattagcaaggctctggagaacttatctacataagaaggaggtaattaagccatttcattccagtgttttgtacctgtggtacatctaaaaactgcaggacaacggcccttgaggactggagtttgacacctgtggatTAAGACCTCAACAATTTGCTGTCATTGAGGGGACCATAAACTTTTCTCTGTAGTagaaaaactgaagaagaaTGTCCAACCATCAATGTCTGACCTTATGCTCAAGTGCAACTGGAGTTAGTGATCCAGAGCACATCACAAAGTCAACTTATGAATTACTGAAGACCACACAAAAGACACAGTCAAGTTTTGATATATGGAATGCATCCACACATCATGCCAAAATCAGTGTTGGGTGGAATTTGCCTGTTATTCCTAACTTTATAAGCTTCTATAATGCTGGCTTTGTTTTGGTTATGTTTTACTATTGAAGCTTGGCATAGGCTCCATAAAAATGGCGCATTTGTGTGGATTTTTAGACACTTACCCTGACTTTACCAACGATCCctaataaactttttaaatgaacttgGACAAACTTCATGCAATGACGTGTTCATTTTCAGTgtatgtgttttatattttgagttTAATGTAAGATGGTAATATGCCAAGTTGCGCAGGTTTGATTCTAGATTTTCTTAgtggaaaaactgaaatgttcttAGTAATGTGACCACTTTCCCTCAAATCAAATagcacattttgtgttttcatttgtaacTCATACCAAATCACAAAAGCACGAGAAtctttttctcaatttttcatCAGGCATTGGTACAGGTGCTGGCTCATCAATTTTTGGCTTCCTGACCAGAAGCACTGCTTCAGAGGACCGGGCCACTGTATTTGCTGCTGTCATGGCTTGTAGGCAGGCTGGCCTTCTAATTGGTTTGTGCTTCTGTATTCTGCTATTATCATATTAATaggattattttattgtaatctttCAAAAACGTTTAAATCATATCAAGGACAGTGTTTTATCTGATTCCACTTACCCAGAATctgtcaaagtgaaaatgttaCCTCGTTTCTACTTAGGTCCTGCATTCAACATCTTTCTGAGACTCTGTGACTTCCATATTGGTCCTTTTATTGTCAACAAATATACTGCACCAGGGGTAAGgatacaaaaaaatccaaattgtAATGTAAATTGATCACAAGCTCCCAGATGCCCGACAAAGAACTAACAATCCTCTTTTCTGCTCATTCCAGCTGTTTATGTTTCTATTGTGGATGCTCCTTCAACTGGCAGTGGTCTTCATGTACTGGGACTTGCCACCTACGGAAAGAAGGAAGACTGATAGCATTTCAGAACGCCATGAAGAAGAGAACGTACATGGTCTTGGCGAAGAAAACAACGAAGAAGAAGTCGAGGAGGAGATTATGCCGCTAATGACCTCCCAGGAGCTTGTGGGCTCCTACGGCTCTATGATGACATCCAGCCAGTGCAGAAGCCACAGACCGGATGAATCCAGCAACTCGCCCCGTCACAGTAATTCGCCACTtgaatctcctgtggcaacGCCAACCGATGAGCTTCACAGTTCTTTCCAGAATTCCAGCACATGCCAAGGTAACTGTTTGATGGAGTATGTATTTCATTggctgaaataatttattttatttgtttattatctgTTCAATAGAAATCTTAAATTCATTTGCTGTAAGGtatcaaaaaatgtttgcttgatTTCTAGGGATAAGTATTAACATTATTTAACAATATATGACTGCAGATttagtttgtaatttttaaagtgaTCTTAACCACTTTGTAGGTCATTGCGTATTAATATTTGTTGTAGCTTTTGAAGAAAGGCATATCAAAGTTCTTGAAatttggttttcctgtaactttGTTCCGTCTGCTGTTTTTGTACCAGAGTTCCTGAGAGAAGAAGTGGTTGTGCTGTTGGCTGCTCAGTTCATCACCCTTTTCAATCAGACTGCACTGGAGGTATACTTGTATACAACGGTCATGTGACTTTagcaaatgaaaagcaaacttgACTTTCATTTGACTAGTTCACTTTGGACCACAACATTGGtcaacttctttttctttacacCTATGTAAGACTTTTCTGATGTCATCTGTGATTCTGGAGTTGCTTAAAACAAGGAATTGTTTGAGTTGTACTCTGTGTCTTGTGTATGTTAAAAGAAGCTCTTGATGAACTGACCCCAGCTGcagttcagatgttttaaatctcaaaacaatttatttggtTTTGCCTCACAATTTGCTCGTGGCTGCTCTTATCGCTGCTGTTTGTACACGTTTTTCAACCACACTTTTTCCCTCCACTCAACTCTTTATCAAGATATATGGAAGAAACCCTCTgtttaaatcacatttctttaagaattATCTTTTATGGCTCATTTGGGAATAACATTAAGATGAGCAATAATTAACAACATTAGCAAGCATAATCAGTTGAAACTTTTCAGTGTATAATTAATCTGTATAACGTAAGCGTTTTAATTTTGAGTGAAGGAATTactacaaatgtattttttgcatGATATTATACTCATTTAAGATGATGTAAATTCATGAAAACACAGCTTAGTAAACAACATAGTAAACTTTGATTTACTGtccattttaatttgaataaagaTGAACTCATaggaatcaaataaaaacagtaatgaTATCAATACCTTTTACTTGCAAATTTTTAGACAAATTTTCCTGAaacaattttttacttttttttttctccagactATGGTGACACCATTAACCCAGAAATATTTCGACTTTAAAGAGCTGGAAAACAGTGTGATGTACTGCCTCGGAGGTGTGGTGGTGATTGCCGGCTTCCTGCTTGTGCACTGGCTAAGCCGGCACTTCACAGAACGGGTGGTCTTCACCATTGGTTTGACCTTTTGCAACATCTCCTGCATCTGGTGCCTCAT is part of the Xiphophorus hellerii strain 12219 chromosome 9, Xiphophorus_hellerii-4.1, whole genome shotgun sequence genome and encodes:
- the mfsd8l1 gene encoding uncharacterized protein mfsd8l1 — encoded protein: MDYQRKKKLTFSTIGLIFLFSGVEYAVILPTIWRYLQTLEAPPYFLGLALSAFSLSGLLSGPLFGYWSDRTQTTKKIILLCNLFEIIGNFMYFMGYSKWLLLSSRLLAGIGTGAGSSIFGFLTRSTASEDRATVFAAVMACRQAGLLIGPAFNIFLRLCDFHIGPFIVNKYTAPGLFMFLLWMLLQLAVVFMYWDLPPTERRKTDSISERHEEENVHGLGEENNEEEVEEEIMPLMTSQELVGSYGSMMTSSQCRSHRPDESSNSPRHSNSPLESPVATPTDELHSSFQNSSTCQEFLREEVVVLLAAQFITLFNQTALETMVTPLTQKYFDFKELENSVMYCLGGVVVIAGFLLVHWLSRHFTERVVFTIGLTFCNISCIWCLIFLANPLGSFSWQLTEFIIGVFLQALGLPFVAVAQVSLFSKVTSERTQGE